From one Agathobaculum sp. NTUH-O15-33 genomic stretch:
- a CDS encoding tyrosine-type recombinase/integrase: MLTEQIEAYLEKLAAAERSAATLSKYRRDLRSFAAFMGERQLDKTAVVAYKETLTARYAASSVNSMLAAVNGLLAFMERHDCRVRPLKTQRKAFLPPDRELTRKDYLRLLYVASGRRNSRVYLLLQTLGATGIRISELCYITVEAARAGRASVRLKGKTRVVFLPRSLCSALLRYAESKHLTGGPVFITRYGLPMDRSNIWNTMKRLCRSAGVDPHKVFPHNLRHLFARTYYDTDRDLAHLADLLGHSSVDTTRIYTATSGEEQEKRVNALGLVIERRELENREREIEH; this comes from the coding sequence ATGTTAACGGAACAGATCGAAGCATACCTTGAGAAATTGGCGGCGGCGGAACGAAGCGCCGCGACGCTCTCCAAATACCGGCGCGACCTGCGCAGCTTTGCGGCGTTCATGGGAGAACGGCAGCTGGACAAAACGGCGGTCGTCGCCTATAAGGAAACACTGACCGCGAGATACGCGGCCTCCAGCGTCAATTCCATGCTGGCGGCGGTAAACGGCCTGCTGGCGTTTATGGAGCGGCACGACTGCCGCGTGCGGCCGCTCAAGACGCAGCGCAAAGCGTTTTTACCGCCCGACCGCGAGTTGACGCGAAAGGATTATCTGCGCCTGCTGTATGTTGCATCGGGCCGCCGGAACAGTAGGGTATACCTGCTGCTGCAAACGCTCGGAGCGACCGGCATCCGCATATCCGAACTGTGCTACATCACCGTGGAAGCGGCGCGCGCTGGGCGCGCCTCCGTTAGGCTCAAGGGCAAAACGCGCGTGGTATTCCTGCCCCGCAGCTTGTGCAGCGCGCTGCTGCGCTATGCGGAGAGCAAGCACTTAACGGGCGGCCCGGTGTTTATCACCCGGTACGGCCTGCCGATGGATCGCTCGAATATTTGGAACACGATGAAGCGCCTGTGCCGTTCGGCGGGCGTCGACCCGCATAAGGTGTTTCCGCACAACCTGCGTCACCTGTTTGCCCGCACCTATTACGATACGGATCGCGATTTGGCGCATTTGGCCGACTTGCTCGGCCATAGCTCGGTCGATACCACCCGTATCTACACCGCGACTAGCGGCGAGGAACAGGAAAAACGCGTCAACGCGCTCGGTCTGGTGATAGAAAGGCGGGAACTGGAAAACCGAGAAAGGGAAATAGAACATTAA
- a CDS encoding ABC transporter permease: MKVNVLNLLNALPGAVAQGLIWGIMAIGVFITYKVLDVADLTVDGSITTGGATCIMLMFAGFPVWAAMLGAFLAGLIAGCITGLLHTFMGIPALLAGILTQLSLYSINLRILGAANKAISVDKYPLIVSLRYITQSILVVTVFVVVIIALLYWFFGTALGCSIRATGANPNMSRAQGINVNHNKVFGLMVSNGLVALAGSLLAQYSGFADVKMGTGAIVIGLAAVIIGDVIFGRIFRNFALKLLSVVFGAIIYYLVIQIVLWLGLNADDLKLLSALVVAIFLAIPYWKGKYFSKAAKKGDKTDA, encoded by the coding sequence ATGAAAGTGAATGTTCTCAACCTGCTCAATGCACTGCCGGGCGCGGTTGCTCAGGGCCTGATCTGGGGCATCATGGCTATCGGCGTATTCATTACGTACAAGGTGCTCGATGTGGCCGACCTGACCGTGGACGGCTCGATCACCACAGGCGGCGCAACCTGCATTATGCTTATGTTCGCGGGCTTTCCCGTGTGGGCGGCTATGCTCGGTGCATTTTTGGCCGGCCTGATCGCCGGCTGTATCACCGGTCTTTTGCACACGTTTATGGGTATTCCCGCGCTTCTTGCCGGCATATTGACCCAGCTTTCGCTTTACTCGATTAATTTGCGGATCCTAGGGGCTGCAAACAAGGCAATCAGCGTTGATAAATATCCGCTGATCGTGTCGCTCCGCTACATCACCCAGTCTATTTTAGTGGTAACCGTGTTCGTCGTTGTGATCATCGCGCTGCTTTATTGGTTCTTCGGCACGGCGCTTGGCTGTTCGATCCGCGCCACAGGCGCCAATCCCAACATGAGCCGCGCACAGGGCATTAACGTTAACCACAACAAGGTATTTGGCCTGATGGTCTCCAACGGTCTGGTTGCGCTTGCAGGTTCTTTGCTTGCGCAGTACTCGGGCTTTGCCGATGTTAAAATGGGCACGGGCGCGATCGTGATCGGACTAGCCGCCGTTATCATCGGCGATGTCATATTCGGCAGAATATTTCGCAACTTTGCGCTCAAACTGCTCAGTGTCGTTTTCGGCGCCATCATATACTATCTGGTCATTCAAATCGTTCTGTGGCTGGGCCTAAACGCGGATGATTTGAAGTTGTTGTCCGCGCTGGTCGTCGCGATATTCCTTGCTATCCCTTACTGGAAGGGCAAATATTTCAGCAAGGCCGCAAAGAAGGGGGACAAGACCGATGCTTGA
- a CDS encoding ABC transporter ATP-binding protein gives MLELQNIHKTFNAGTINEKKAIDGLNLTLQPGDFVTVIGGNGAGKSTILNLIAGVFPVDQGLIRLNGFNLTGLPEHKRARHLGRVFQDPMMGTAATMGIEENLALAYRRGKRRGLGSGISNAEREIYREKLATLGLGLEDRLTSKVGLLSGGQRQALTLLMATLQKPDLLLLDEHTAALDPKTADKVLQLTDEIVARDQLTTLMVTHNMKNAIQYGNRLIMMDAGRVVVDIAGEEKKNLSVRDLLEKFNIENDRMLLSE, from the coding sequence ATGCTTGAGCTGCAAAATATTCATAAAACCTTTAACGCAGGTACAATCAATGAAAAGAAGGCGATCGACGGCCTGAACCTGACGCTCCAGCCCGGTGATTTTGTCACGGTGATCGGCGGCAACGGCGCGGGCAAGTCCACCATACTGAACCTGATCGCGGGCGTGTTCCCGGTCGATCAAGGACTGATCCGCCTAAACGGGTTTAATCTCACCGGCCTGCCCGAGCACAAGCGCGCGCGCCATTTGGGCCGTGTGTTTCAGGACCCCATGATGGGCACGGCGGCCACCATGGGCATCGAAGAAAATCTGGCGCTCGCCTACCGGCGCGGCAAACGCCGCGGTCTGGGCAGCGGCATTTCAAACGCCGAGCGCGAAATATACCGTGAAAAACTAGCCACGCTGGGTCTCGGTCTGGAGGACCGCTTGACCAGCAAGGTCGGTCTGCTCTCTGGCGGCCAGCGGCAAGCGCTGACCCTGCTGATGGCGACGCTGCAAAAGCCCGACCTGCTGCTGCTGGACGAACATACCGCCGCGCTCGACCCTAAGACCGCCGACAAGGTTTTGCAGCTAACCGACGAGATCGTCGCGCGCGACCAGCTCACCACCTTAATGGTCACGCATAACATGAAAAACGCCATCCAGTACGGCAACCGCCTGATCATGATGGACGCCGGCCGGGTCGTCGTGGACATCGCGGGCGAGGAAAAGAAAAATCTTTCCGTACGCGATCTGCTGGAAAAGTTCAATATCGAGAACGACCGCATGCTTTTAAGCGAATAA